A portion of the Candidatus Schekmanbacteria bacterium genome contains these proteins:
- a CDS encoding ABC transporter substrate-binding protein translates to MVKRDEIKRIIALLFVFLSLIFLSCSKEKVVLERVRLAFLDSDLHQLAAYVALDRGFFTQQGLQVEVAGIFKAGPEEMSAFSAGEIDIGYVGLAPATIAAANGMADVVLLAQANTEGTSIVVGPDFDDSEGIRSLAGKSIAIPGKGTVQDFLLQKAIEKWQINPIPKQVILKPPEMQFALNNEDIDAYIAWQPYPQRSVRRGKGKILIDSGKIWKDHPCCILVGDRKFIEEDKPRALKIIKVHIMATDYIIENPEKAVEIGVKYTGMERETIRKAIDKIHYTYFPDIEKTKEYLDFLVKFGYVRNVDSGIFIKRFVNEELWTGF, encoded by the coding sequence ATGGTGAAAAGGGATGAAATTAAAAGAATTATTGCTCTTCTTTTTGTGTTTTTGTCATTGATTTTTTTATCTTGCTCAAAAGAAAAAGTTGTTCTTGAAAGAGTGCGATTGGCATTCTTAGACAGCGATCTCCATCAGCTTGCGGCATATGTGGCATTGGATAGAGGATTTTTTACCCAACAGGGACTGCAGGTGGAAGTTGCGGGGATATTTAAAGCGGGGCCTGAGGAAATGTCAGCATTCAGTGCAGGGGAAATAGATATAGGCTATGTAGGACTTGCGCCTGCAACAATAGCTGCTGCAAACGGAATGGCAGATGTTGTTTTATTAGCCCAAGCAAACACAGAAGGTACTTCGATTGTGGTGGGGCCTGACTTCGATGATTCAGAAGGGATAAGAAGTTTAGCGGGAAAAAGCATTGCCATTCCCGGCAAAGGCACAGTACAGGATTTTCTCCTGCAAAAAGCTATTGAAAAATGGCAAATCAATCCAATCCCTAAACAGGTTATCTTAAAGCCTCCTGAAATGCAGTTTGCCCTTAACAACGAAGATATTGATGCTTATATTGCATGGCAGCCTTATCCACAGAGGTCAGTAAGAAGAGGCAAAGGAAAAATTTTAATCGATTCTGGCAAGATATGGAAAGACCATCCCTGTTGTATCCTTGTGGGAGACAGAAAATTTATAGAAGAGGACAAACCAAGAGCTCTCAAAATTATCAAAGTCCATATAATGGCAACAGATTATATTATTGAAAATCCTGAAAAAGCAGTGGAAATTGGTGTGAAATACACAGGTATGGAAAGAGAGACTATAAGGAAAGCCATTGATAAAATACATTATACTTATTTTCCTGATATTGAAAAAACGAAGGAATATTTAGATTTTCTTGTCAAGTTTGGTTATGTAAGAAATGTGGATTCCGGCATTTTTATCAAAAGGTTTGTAAATGAGGAATTATGGACAGGGTTTTGA
- a CDS encoding ABC transporter permease: MRNYGQGFDFFKKWFDFIKPLLFLLIVLEICTFYGIIPQHIFPSPHRIAVGIIELSSSGMPPGYRLLNHFTASLIRVFVGFSAAFIVSFPLGILMGRYGIVNRYLSPIIESLRPVPPLAWLPISVLWFGLGIVSKSFLIFLGAFFPLLSNTILGASSVEKEIVEGAMTLGAKERDILLKIIIPASLPYVFTGARIGMGIGWMTLVAAELTGVKSGFGLGYMIMTARDLQRIDLVFSGMAVIGITGLLIDLLVRVFENRVLRWKSYSAIKG; this comes from the coding sequence ATGAGGAATTATGGACAGGGTTTTGATTTTTTTAAAAAGTGGTTCGATTTTATCAAGCCATTGCTTTTTCTCTTGATAGTTTTAGAGATTTGCACCTTCTATGGGATAATTCCTCAACATATATTTCCTTCTCCACATAGAATTGCAGTTGGGATTATAGAGCTTTCATCATCAGGAATGCCGCCCGGATATAGACTACTAAACCATTTTACTGCAAGCTTAATAAGAGTCTTTGTCGGTTTTTCTGCGGCTTTTATTGTTTCATTCCCCTTGGGAATATTGATGGGTAGATACGGTATAGTGAATAGATATTTGTCTCCAATAATCGAATCATTGCGTCCTGTGCCTCCTCTTGCTTGGCTTCCAATATCTGTTTTATGGTTTGGCCTTGGAATAGTTTCCAAAAGTTTTTTGATTTTTTTGGGGGCTTTTTTCCCTCTCTTGTCTAATACAATCCTTGGAGCATCTTCTGTTGAAAAAGAAATTGTTGAAGGGGCTATGACCCTCGGGGCGAAGGAAAGAGATATATTGCTAAAGATTATAATTCCTGCATCACTGCCATATGTTTTTACTGGTGCACGAATTGGCATGGGTATTGGATGGATGACACTCGTAGCTGCTGAGTTGACAGGCGTCAAAAGCGGTTTTGGGCTTGGCTATATGATTATGACAGCCCGTGATCTTCAGCGAATTGACCTCGTATTTTCAGGTATGGCTGTAATAGGTATAACAGGACTATTAATTGATCTTTTGGTAAGAGTTTTTGAAAATAGAGTTTTGAGATGGAAATCATATTCTGCAATAAAAGGTTGA
- a CDS encoding ABC transporter ATP-binding protein produces the protein MLTVAKVSKKFENYNGNSPLLVLSDVSLHIEKGSFISIMGPSGCGKTTLLRILAGLEKPDSGEVKVGEKTLNAPGEASVLISQKNDLLPWRTVIKNIEFGLELKGMNYQERHKRAMELISSFGLKGFEDYYPYQLSGGMARKVSFLRAIITSPQVIFMDEPFVFLDREVSYEIQEFLQSAWMKSRCTIVLVSHSIDEAIFLSQKILLFSKRPGRIIKEIDNKLPYPRNRYSKEFIDFRTEVEMIMKEGK, from the coding sequence ATGCTGACAGTTGCAAAGGTAAGCAAAAAATTCGAAAATTATAATGGGAATAGCCCTTTATTGGTTTTGTCCGATGTTTCATTGCATATTGAGAAAGGAAGTTTTATTTCTATTATGGGACCCAGCGGTTGCGGCAAGACAACTTTATTGCGCATCCTTGCAGGCTTGGAAAAGCCGGATAGTGGTGAAGTCAAGGTTGGAGAAAAAACCTTGAATGCACCCGGTGAAGCATCGGTGTTGATATCTCAAAAAAATGATCTTCTGCCATGGAGGACAGTAATAAAAAATATTGAATTTGGATTGGAGTTGAAAGGGATGAATTATCAAGAGAGGCATAAGAGAGCTATGGAATTGATATCATCATTTGGCTTAAAAGGGTTTGAAGATTATTATCCCTACCAACTTTCAGGAGGAATGGCACGAAAGGTTTCTTTCTTGAGAGCTATCATTACTTCACCGCAAGTCATTTTTATGGATGAGCCTTTTGTTTTTCTTGATAGAGAGGTAAGCTATGAGATACAGGAATTTTTACAATCAGCTTGGATGAAGTCAAGATGCACCATAGTGCTGGTTAGTCATAGTATTGATGAAGCAATTTTTCTTTCTCAGAAAATTCTTCTCTTTTCTAAACGTCCGGGCAGAATAATTAAAGAGATAGATAATAAACTTCCTTATCCAAGGAACAGATATAGTAAGGAATTCATTGATTTTAGAACGGAAGTAGAAATGATAATGAAGGAGGGAAAGTGA
- a CDS encoding TonB family protein has translation MENRFSSIVFSLLVHLGIISLLVFSMNFSVPTVPEKFKVMVYDIPKASSKALKKDRESALLSDKDASGASRLGEENNAEPLRGLKKGINSADNSKLPIPRGKMQSPTVPPMPNIIEKNRERRKQTLPQKGVKEGIEARKSNGKGIFKAERRGIDRGNGEKEKRLTPEQQKELEKFLAAVRKNPSLNNNRDNNFLGLDSKDLSKFAGIDRGFGGEDEEGEGGKGLIPSTGKVVSLNTKDFKYFSYFRHLKELIEGVWVYPKIARERGIAGNLVIQFTIDIDGNLTEAKVIRSSGYFFLDDAALKALHDASPFPPLPKRWHQDSVTIAGSFTYYLNYMP, from the coding sequence ATGGAAAACCGCTTTTCTTCAATTGTTTTTTCCCTTCTTGTGCATTTAGGGATAATTTCGCTTCTTGTATTTTCAATGAATTTTTCAGTACCTACGGTTCCTGAAAAGTTCAAAGTGATGGTTTATGATATCCCAAAAGCGTCTTCAAAAGCTCTTAAAAAGGATAGAGAAAGCGCCCTTCTTTCAGACAAAGATGCTTCAGGCGCGTCAAGATTAGGTGAAGAAAACAATGCTGAGCCATTAAGAGGGTTAAAAAAAGGGATTAACAGCGCTGATAATTCAAAACTTCCTATTCCTCGCGGGAAAATGCAATCTCCGACAGTACCGCCAATGCCAAATATAATTGAAAAAAATCGAGAGAGGAGGAAGCAGACTTTACCGCAGAAAGGTGTCAAGGAGGGGATTGAAGCAAGAAAAAGTAATGGTAAGGGAATTTTCAAAGCTGAAAGACGGGGTATTGATAGGGGAAATGGAGAGAAAGAAAAAAGATTGACTCCTGAGCAACAGAAAGAATTGGAAAAATTTCTTGCTGCTGTGAGAAAAAATCCATCTTTGAATAACAATCGTGATAACAATTTTTTAGGTTTAGACAGCAAAGACCTTTCAAAGTTTGCTGGCATTGATAGGGGATTTGGAGGTGAAGATGAAGAAGGCGAAGGTGGTAAAGGGTTAATACCATCAACAGGAAAAGTTGTTAGTCTCAATACTAAAGATTTTAAATATTTTTCATATTTTAGGCATTTGAAGGAGCTTATCGAGGGAGTATGGGTCTATCCCAAAATTGCCCGCGAGAGAGGTATTGCAGGCAATCTTGTTATACAATTTACAATCGATATAGATGGCAATTTGACAGAGGCGAAAGTAATAAGGTCCTCAGGATATTTTTTCCTCGATGATGCTGCGTTGAAAGCATTGCATGATGCTTCACCTTTTCCTCCTTTGCCCAAGAGATGGCATCAGGATTCTGTAACTATTGCAGGAAGTTTTACATATTATTTAAATTATATGCCTTGA
- a CDS encoding competence/damage-inducible protein A, translated as MIAEIISIGTELLLGQILDTNSQYLSQKLAEIGVNLYFKQTTGDNVERIKEAINIALDRSDFIVLSGGLGPTGDDCTKNAVSQIVGKKLILNESAFQKLKEIFDVRGIKMSENNKIQAYFPEGAMIIENKNGTAPGFICSIKGKHIAALPGVPFEFKQMVDDSLIPFIKERAGGGKVIKSRVLRTIGMSESRLAEILEDIFNDSVNPSMAYLAGNSGIAIRITAKAEDIDEAEKMISHLERRIRDRIEGLIYGVDDETIEESVGKLLRAKGLSIAIAESCTGGLISSTITNTAGSSLYFDRGFVTYSNNAKIEMLSVPEKLINEKGAVSEEVAIEMARGARKKAGTDIGVGVTGIAGPGGGTAEKPVGLVYIALSAKDCEKVKEYRLGKLRLRNKHLTSLLAINMLRQYLIGVK; from the coding sequence ATGATTGCAGAAATAATTTCAATTGGGACAGAGCTTTTGTTGGGGCAGATTTTGGATACAAATTCACAGTATCTTTCGCAGAAGTTGGCAGAGATTGGTGTAAATTTATATTTTAAGCAAACCACAGGCGACAATGTGGAAAGGATAAAGGAAGCTATAAATATAGCGCTGGATAGGTCTGATTTTATAGTACTTTCAGGCGGATTAGGTCCAACAGGTGATGACTGTACAAAAAACGCAGTTTCACAGATAGTCGGAAAAAAACTCATTTTAAATGAATCAGCTTTTCAAAAATTGAAAGAGATTTTTGATGTTCGAGGTATAAAAATGTCAGAAAACAACAAGATACAAGCATATTTCCCGGAAGGTGCAATGATAATAGAAAATAAAAACGGGACGGCGCCGGGATTTATATGCAGCATCAAAGGGAAGCATATTGCGGCATTACCGGGAGTCCCATTCGAATTTAAACAGATGGTTGATGATTCTTTGATTCCCTTCATTAAAGAAAGGGCAGGAGGTGGAAAGGTAATCAAATCAAGAGTGCTGAGGACCATAGGGATGTCAGAATCCCGTTTAGCAGAAATTTTAGAAGACATCTTCAATGATAGTGTTAATCCATCTATGGCTTATCTTGCCGGAAATTCAGGTATTGCAATTAGGATTACTGCTAAAGCAGAGGATATCGATGAGGCTGAAAAAATGATATCCCATTTGGAGAGAAGGATAAGAGATAGGATAGAGGGATTAATCTATGGAGTTGATGATGAGACAATTGAAGAATCGGTAGGGAAACTGCTTCGTGCAAAAGGTTTATCCATCGCGATAGCAGAATCGTGCACAGGCGGACTTATCTCAAGCACAATAACAAATACAGCCGGCTCTTCTCTTTATTTTGATAGGGGATTTGTAACTTACAGCAATAATGCAAAAATCGAGATGCTTTCAGTTCCCGAAAAATTGATCAATGAGAAGGGTGCTGTATCTGAGGAGGTTGCCATTGAAATGGCGAGAGGGGCAAGAAAAAAAGCAGGAACAGATATTGGAGTTGGGGTAACAGGTATTGCAGGTCCCGGTGGGGGAACCGCAGAAAAACCGGTAGGACTTGTCTATATAGCCCTCTCTGCAAAGGATTGCGAAAAAGTCAAAGAATATAGACTTGGGAAACTTCGTTTGAGGAATAAACACCTTACCTCATTGCTTGCGATCAATATGCTGAGACAGTATCTTATAGGAGTCAAATAA
- the tsaE gene encoding tRNA (adenosine(37)-N6)-threonylcarbamoyltransferase complex ATPase subunit type 1 TsaE: MRCKVVSKSENDTFSLGRRIGEVLLGGEILALSGELGSGKTYFTKGIAGGLGIDRDVVVSPTFTIVNEYEGRLKMYHSDFYRIDSCAEFETIGLDESFKEFKAVIVIEWADKLEQLLPDEKLNVSITVQNKNKRIFEFSTKSKKYNHIFNLLKKV; this comes from the coding sequence ATGAGATGCAAAGTAGTTTCCAAATCAGAAAACGATACATTTAGTCTCGGTAGAAGAATTGGAGAGGTTCTTTTGGGAGGAGAGATTTTGGCGCTTAGCGGAGAATTGGGTTCCGGAAAGACATATTTTACGAAAGGAATTGCAGGGGGATTGGGAATCGATAGAGATGTAGTTGTAAGCCCTACTTTTACTATTGTCAATGAGTATGAAGGACGGTTGAAAATGTATCACTCGGATTTCTATAGGATTGACAGTTGTGCTGAATTTGAAACCATAGGCCTTGACGAGAGCTTTAAAGAGTTTAAAGCTGTAATTGTAATAGAATGGGCTGATAAGCTTGAGCAACTATTGCCTGATGAAAAGCTGAATGTTTCAATTACTGTACAGAACAAAAATAAAAGGATATTTGAGTTTTCTACTAAGAGTAAAAAATACAATCATATCTTCAATCTTTTGAAAAAGGTGTAG